TCTGCGGAAACGCATCAGAGTTGCAGAGCTGGAGAACACAAGAGACACAGAGATGAGCAGCTATCAAGAGAAAACCAGCTCAGGTGTGTCTCCATCAAAACTTGTACAGCTTCAGCACCATACATTTATCACCACTGAAGATTCTGAAACATGAAGCAGGGTGCAAAGTGTTTCACTCAGTTAGCTGCTAAATCCAGTGAGCATGCGGAGATTTTGGCCACTAGGCAACAATACAGTGTCTGGATCAAAGTGATTGATTTATCTATTATGGCCAAaatcaatacaatattatattatgatcATGCTCCATCAAGTTGAACACTTTctactgtaaacatgtcagaACTCAGATGTTGATTTGAACTTAATTCGGGCACTTTAAAGGGGATTTTCTCAATCTTTATATTCTGAagagtgtattgttcattgtgttgtcatccacattaggaggaagaggagtgaagcggaaagcggatgatgattttcacagtgttttaggTGAAGGTAAACCTTATGCACTGCGCAAACGCATCAAAGTTGCTGAGCTGGAGAACACAAGAGTGGACGCCGACACAGAGgcgtccagctcaggtcagtccactctttatgactggagaaatactggaaaactggagcactgctgccattcgttaaatcccagagtaaaataaatgccaattaatgaaataatcgattattaataattcattattgactgtaatccacatcaggaggaagaggagtgaagaggaaagcggatgatgattttcacagtgttttaggTGAAGGTAAACCTTATGCACTGCGGAAACGCATCAGAGCTGCTGAGACGTCCAGCGATGAGAACAGCAGCTCAGGTCAGTCTCCCGTTACAGAATCACACTTTTCTACAGTTTCATCACTTAAAATTCATAATACAGAGGCAAGCTGCAAAGTATTTTAATCAGTTAGCTGCTAAAGCAATGGCAGAAATACACGGTATGTGTGAAAATTATCCACTTTTATTTGTgccaaaaaaatcattcaaataggGCGACGCGGTGGTGCTGTGGGTAGCATGTTCTCCTCACagatagaaggtcgctggtttgaacctcggctgggtcagttggtgtttctgtgtggagtttgcatgttctccccatgttggcatgggttcccccacagtccaaactattttctacaatgtagattgtgtcaaagcagcttaacatagaagttgtagtaaattgaaactgtgtcagtccagttttcagagttgaaaacAAACGTGAAAAAGCTTCATTActggcataaaaaataaatgattcttAAGATTAggagtgtattgttcattgtgttgtcatccacattaggaggaagaggagtgaagcggAAAGCAGATGATGCTTTTCAGAGTGTTTCTGGTGGAGGTAAACCATCTGCCCACCGGAAACGCATCAGAGTTGCTGAGCTGGAGAAAACAAGTGTAGACGCCGACACAGAGgcgtccagctcaggtcagtccactcttaatgactggaaaactggagcactgctgccatttgttgaatcccagagtaaaataaatggcaatattgaaataatcgattattaataattcattattgactgtaatccacatcaggaggaagaggagtgaagaggaaagcggatgatgatttgCAGAGTGATTCTGATGGAGTCAAACCATACGCTCTGCGGAAACGCATCAAAGCAGCAGAGACGTCCAGCGATGAGAACAGCCGCTCAGGTCAGTGTCCCGTCACTCTTCTACAGTTGCTGCTCTGTGctgtcaaataaaacacaaacatattaaaacctcGCTAAACAAACAGAGCAGAAATAGAGGATGTGTGACGTCattaacatgaacacacacactggctGTGTCTAAAATCACACGCTTCCATACTAAATAGTACATTAagacagtatgtgagccgagtagtatgtctgaccTCACAGTATTTGACAAACagcatgtgagaagtacccggatgacctactactactggagagattctgaagtgtgcatccagtggacactacactgtcccataatgcactgcgagATCATTCATGAATcactcctctagtggattttggaGATTTTGATAATAAAAGTCTCACATAATGTGCCTTTAAACCTGTGAATGATgcagtattgtgcaaagtatttcTCAGTAGAGCTTCATGACAAAACATCTGGAAAGTAGTAGCACTGCTGCCATTTGAACAGATCCCCAAATACAATAAATGCCAATTAATGAAAGAACTGATCATTAATAATGCATTGTTGACTGGAATCCACAGAAGCTCCAAGAGCACTGAAGAGGAAGGCTGGATGTCTGGATCAGGACACAGTTGCTGCAAAACGAGTGAAAACAGCCCAGATCCAACATGGCGGCAGCAGCAAAACTGCAGCAGAAGACAGAAgttcagctaaagacagcagctcagctaaagacagcagctcagctaaagacagcagctcagctaaagacagcagctcagctaaagacagcagctcagctgaagacagcagctcagctaaagacagcagctcagctaaagacagcagctcagctaaagacagcagctcagctaaagacagcagctcagctgaagacagcagctcagctgaaGACAGCAGCTCAGGTTCGTCTTCTGCCGTAATGTTTTCTGTCTAATCTgcagggttttgttttatttttcagagttTTACAGAATTTTCTCATGATTAGATTGAGCAGAAGAGTAACAGGAGTGAGCAAATGTCATAAATGTGATGTGTTTTTCTCCAGGATCTTTACTTGACAGATATGTGCTTGGGAAGAAGCTGGGAGAGGGATACCATGGCACTGTCTATCTGGCTACACGGAAATCTGACGGCCAGAAGGTAACATTCAAttttcctttgtgtgtgtgtgtgtgtgtgtgtgtgtgtgtgtgtgtgtgtgtgtgtgtgtgtgtgtgtgatcagacatCTCTCTGGTTGAATAAGTTTTGACTTTATGCTTTTTTTGCAGGTTGCCATAAAAATTGTGACTAAAAAGCTTCTGGGAACGCGGTACCCGATGGTAAGTTTGCATACTCTACTGAAAATATCTGAAGAGAAGTGATGAACTCCAagtttagtcatgttttcatgttgtgtaTTGAAAGGTACACGTGTAAACAACACGCTTTATGGAAAAGACTGAAACTGGACGTGTTTAGTCATTTCCAGAAATCCTGTTTTGACTGAATATTAAAGAGTTTCTGGACATTTCTAATATTGGGGGTTATCAGCTTTAGTAGATGAACTGTGGAGCACAACACCAGTCATAATGTCTGAAACTGATATTTGTGGATCGTCTGAAAGATCAATAAAGAAGCTTGTCAATAATGTTTGCTTTGTTAGAACAATATTTGATGAGAGATGCGGCTGTTTGACCATCTGGAAGGTGAAAAACATCTGAGTATTGAGAAAATCAGCTTTAAAGTGAATAACTTCAACTAAGTCCCGCATATTTCCATGTAAACTACATATGATAATAATACCACATCGATAAGAAATGCACAAACATATACTGAAACTAAATCtttaattaaagtcagaattgagaGTTTTCCTAAAAATAAAACCGCATGACAAAAGACTGGTGTAGTGGTCCAGGGGCACATGTAGTGTTGAGTTTGAGTTCATATGTGAACATAgctctgtttccatccacctgtttCATGCACATTTAGGATTCCGTTGAACGATGCTTTCACTAAGCTTGCGTTTCTGCTCATACAAGTAAACAACTTGTTGTGTTTGTTGCGATGGGCATTGTCGCTGTCCACTTAGGAAATACAACCCGTTAGGTTCTCTCCGCCACTCCGCAAGCTTACGAGTTGTGTGTGCGCCTGAGTCTGTATtgtgagctgtgtgtgtgcgctcagcGCGAGCCTCTACTGAACGGGCGTGCTCAGCCGAGAACTgcgaaggcttttatacttgacgcacTCGCCGTTGTACTATTGGGCAGAAACATGAGCATTCCTAATGTCAGATTTCCTACTGTGCAGACTAATTtcgcaaattagaaaaggttggtcagttaatTATTCTAATGttagtaatgtttattcagcaataattcacCAGAACCGAAAGCAGAACCGTTAACGTCAGAGTTTTTCCTATACTTCGGTCTTTTATAATTTAGCACCGATACCAATAAAGTACAGAGTTCTGGTACCCATCTCAAGCCTCAGTCCTCCGtcagtctgtcatcacagtgcttcagtattcttcttcttctattattattccctccagaactgtcttgagcatctgtctctAAAAGCCACCGCATTCACCGCGCTCATTGTGTTTAGTCTTGGTCTTCTGAGGCGAAACTCATTTCTCTGACTGATATTTGCCGCCAGTTTATAATTCAGTGATGATTTAGTTCTCTTGGACTCattgatggaaacgctgctttattcttttatatgatctgccagttttgcacatttaatctgcatctttggatggaaacacagctatagACACATAACAATGTCATTTATATATAAGACATTCACATCTAACCTTTTCCTGACTTGTTTTTTCTCTAGTGGACAAATACATCTACTATATATGTGATCCCAGAAGCACGTCATATGATGTTTCTCAAGGAACCTCCGCTCTGCCCGCACGTCATAGAGCTGTACGAGTACGCCGTGGAGGGAAGGAAACACTACCTGGTCATGGAGTACGCGTCCTCGTACATAACCTTGGGGAAGTTCATCAGGAAGAACAATGGCCGCTTGAGCGAGAGTGTTGCCCGGCAGCTGATCATGCAGCTCATTATTGCTGCACAGCGCTGCCTTGAACATGGCATACACCATGATGACATACATCTAGAAAACATCCTGGTCAATCCAAAGACCCTGCAGCTCAAGCTGATTGATTTTGGCTACagtttttttattccaaaaaccTACTGGAGATCCCCCTATCTGGGTGAGTTGGCTTTTTAGTGCTGcttattaaagggaaagttcacacaaaaatgaagataGTTTTAGTAATGAATAACTCTCATGTCGTCCTGAACCCCTGAGAgccctgaacacaaatgaagatattttagatgaaatctgagagctccatagacagcaagggtctATAAAAGGACCCAaagcatcctcaaaacagaccgtATGCCTTCAGTGGATCAATCAGAGCATTATCAGACTCTGAGAATACTTTTAAATAAAGACTTCAGTGAACAGGTTCTcaccctcagtgtcagtatattgcgcacgtTCAGGACAGCTCTGAGGCTTTCACGCATGTTGCTCTCAGTTGCACTGCTGATGTATCATCTCGGATGCGCCTGTGCTTTCTTCAAATTAGAGGAGGTCATCAGCGGTGTACGCCACCGCACAGAGCTCTTCTGAGTgcgcgcaatatactgacactgaggacaaGAAACTGTTCAATAAAGTCATGATTtccagttgaaccactgaaggcatatatggTTAGAGAGCTCTCGCGTTTCTtctaaaacatcttcatttgtgttcagaagcTGAATGAAAGTCTCAGGGGTTTAGGACGACATGAGGCTGAGTTATTAATAAgagaatgacatttttgggtgaactgacccttcatCTGTAACCTCCTGTGCATGTATGCTGATGTCAGGAGGGCAAACATATTGTGAATTACTAACATGAAAATCTCTCTTTTGCAGGAGTAACGAGATACCGTAAAAAGGAGGGGGAACACTTCACATATCTTTTTTGTGCTATCCATTCGTATGTCAGTGATGTTGTACGAGTGCTGTCACATATGGTCAATGGATATCGCTGTTTCTCCAGATATGGACGTCCACGATGTCACCCCAGTTTGTCAGCAGGTGAGAAAACAACACTACACAGTGACAGAAGCTCTCAGTGAATGCTCTCACTTTAATATCGAGTGACATCAGAATTAGTTTTATTGCCAAAaaaaatctatccatctattaaattaatcaatctattaaagaaacgttgactagaattctgcattataggcttaaattatagagagagataacagatgaaccgagactgcatcagatcatgaGGTAGATCAgtgttgatctttctttcgagctgtcaatgcggaaatgaacaaaacaacaggcctaatagaacatattataagattaaaatatggaaaatttaTCAGATGGTAACTTTTCCTACTGGATAAActgctctcggtaatatttcagcatgtttttactttcatattagacatgaaacgcacatttgccggtaggaatgacatctcATCCTGCTCATCATTCTTCGTTAAACCGAATGtatggctattacacaatcatAAGACACTGTGATATAGCGTGGTTCGTTAGCTTGTTGGATCgctttgttttctcactacaatcgatccactcAATCGAACAGAGaacacctcattcaggcaatcttgGACCGATTGATTAGGCGCGGTTCCGagtgcgattgctggattcacttatgccaaacaaaccgcacaAACgagggaaacgagacagattccgtaACAAACgtttatgtgtgaaagcaccctaagattgtACTTGCATGCACTTGACAGACGGTCACAGCCAAACTTttatgacaaggcagcactggcttGATCGGCCAGTAACCATTCTGTTCACTGGCCCGAGCGTATCGCAGGCTGGCTCCAGGCCATTGCAggccattgggcagtccttattgtcaagccctgaactgtgtaaataattattgataaaatgcttatattagccgctgtttgtttaccttcaagctccgCTTAAGTTGCGTGATGTGTGCATGTAAAGCagctggtgagcgccagcacacatattatgtacatctcaacatacaaaagtgttcctctatatgttttcatcaaagttgttcacaatactcgtccatccacagaatttgtaatgtcgtcaaatgtgtaaacacgAAGCTGCTGTTCGTGCTTCtgctttggatgtctctgggacaaagcagctgcatgaatgctaaagctttaaataaatgtgaagccatcaacaaaagcccgaccGCTTCTCTGTGTACAAACACAAGCGCTGCCGTTTAGAGCTTATTTccggtgaatgatgtcagaatttaccggtattttggaattgaTGTGTGAATATTCTTTATGGGAAAAATTCCAGAACATCTTTGCCTTTGTCaacagtgtttttcttttttatttaccggCAAAGTCGTTCCagtaattttctggatatttactggtattactgtgtgaaaggggcttaagaCAAGTTAAAGTACTATTGCAGCAGATTTGACTGAATCTCTGACTCTGTCATGTATTTGATATtatagctcatagtaacatgtgTTAGCTACCTCATCCATTTCTGACCGTATTTGCGACTTGGTTGATCCCCGTTGGCTCCAGATAAAGCACACATCCAATGAAAGCTTCAGCGATGGTTACCGAGTTGCTATGGTTAAGGCTAATATTTGCGTGTGGCGCATTCATCTAGAACTGATTATGACTGACTGAAACTGGATTTAATGATTtcattccagccaatcagaatcaagaatttcaccAGAACACTGAATAAATCTCTGTGCTGTATCATCATCAAGAGCATCCATGACTAACATAATCTCTTTTTAATATTTCCACAGATTGCCGGGATCTGTTTAAGTGGGTGATCGGTTTCCGTCCTGAAACTGGACCTGTTTTAgaggagattttggagcacaagtGGTTCAGCATGACGTAGAGGCCATCATCAGCAGGAAACGGTTTCATTCTTCCATGTTTGATGTTTGTCATTTGTTGTTTTCCGCTTCTGCTTCCCAAATGCTGCACTTCCTCCTGCGAGGGTTGTAGTCTGAGTTGCATGTAAATGAGGGCCGGTTGAAGCATCCCTAT
This sequence is a window from Danio rerio strain Tuebingen ecotype United States chromosome 16, GRCz12tu, whole genome shotgun sequence. Protein-coding genes within it:
- the LOC141375040 gene encoding uncharacterized protein isoform X3 is translated as MSTRPFEILAEMESCKTLTVGGRGVKRKAEDDFHSILGEGKPYALRKRIRVAELENTRDTEMSSYQEKTSSGGRGVKRKADDDFHSVLGEGKPYALRKRIRAAETSSDENSSSGGRGVKRKADDAFQSVSGGGKPSAHRKRIRVAELEKTSVDADTEASSSGGRGVKRKADDDLQSDSDGVKPYALRKRIKAAETSSDENSRSEAPRALKRKAGCLDQDTVAAKRVKTAQIQHGGSSKTAAEDRSSAKDSSSAKDSSSAKDSSSAKDSSSAKDSSSAEDSSSAKDSSSAKDSSSAKDSSSAKDSSSAEDSSSAEDSSSGSLLDRYVLGKKLGEGYHGTVYLATRKSDGQKVAIKIVTKKLLGTRYPMWTNTSTIYVIPEARHMMFLKEPPLCPHVIELYEYAVEGRKHYLVMEYASSYITLGKFIRKNNGRLSESVARQLIMQLIIAAQRCLEHGIHHDDIHLENILVNPKTLQLKLIDFGYSFFIPKTYWRSPYLGVTRYRKKEGEHFTYLFCAIHSYVSDVVRVLSHMVNGYRCFSRYGRPRCHPSLSADCRDLFKWVIGFRPETGPVLEEILEHKWFSMT
- the LOC141375040 gene encoding uncharacterized protein isoform X2 translates to MLAEIEDRLFICGADKRGKSPLYSINSVVGGRGVKRKAEDDFHSILGEGKPYALRKRIRVAELENTRDTEMSSYQEKTSSGGRGVKRKADDDFHSVLGEGKPYALRKRIKVAELENTRVDADTEASSSGGRGVKRKADDDFHSVLGEGKPYALRKRIRAAETSSDENSSSGGRGVKRKADDAFQSVSGGGKPSAHRKRIRVAELEKTSVDADTEASSSGGRGVKRKADDDLQSDSDGVKPYALRKRIKAAETSSDENSRSEAPRALKRKAGCLDQDTVAAKRVKTAQIQHGGSSKTAAEDRSSAKDSSSAKDSSSAKDSSSAKDSSSAKDSSSAEDSSSAKDSSSAKDSSSAKDSSSAKDSSSAEDSSSAEDSSSGSLLDRYVLGKKLGEGYHGTVYLATRKSDGQKVAIKIVTKKLLGTRYPMWTNTSTIYVIPEARHMMFLKEPPLCPHVIELYEYAVEGRKHYLVMEYASSYITLGKFIRKNNGRLSESVARQLIMQLIIAAQRCLEHGIHHDDIHLENILVNPKTLQLKLIDFGYSFFIPKTYWRSPYLGVTRYRKKEGEHFTYLFCAIHSYVSDVVRVLSHMVNGYRCFSRYGRPRCHPSLSADCRDLFKWVIGFRPETGPVLEEILEHKWFSMT
- the LOC141375040 gene encoding uncharacterized protein isoform X1 encodes the protein MSTRPFEILAEMESCKTLTVGGRGVKRKAEDDFHSILGEGKPYALRKRIRVAELENTRDTEMSSYQEKTSSGGRGVKRKADDDFHSVLGEGKPYALRKRIKVAELENTRVDADTEASSSGGRGVKRKADDDFHSVLGEGKPYALRKRIRAAETSSDENSSSGGRGVKRKADDAFQSVSGGGKPSAHRKRIRVAELEKTSVDADTEASSSGGRGVKRKADDDLQSDSDGVKPYALRKRIKAAETSSDENSRSEAPRALKRKAGCLDQDTVAAKRVKTAQIQHGGSSKTAAEDRSSAKDSSSAKDSSSAKDSSSAKDSSSAKDSSSAEDSSSAKDSSSAKDSSSAKDSSSAKDSSSAEDSSSAEDSSSGSLLDRYVLGKKLGEGYHGTVYLATRKSDGQKVAIKIVTKKLLGTRYPMWTNTSTIYVIPEARHMMFLKEPPLCPHVIELYEYAVEGRKHYLVMEYASSYITLGKFIRKNNGRLSESVARQLIMQLIIAAQRCLEHGIHHDDIHLENILVNPKTLQLKLIDFGYSFFIPKTYWRSPYLGVTRYRKKEGEHFTYLFCAIHSYVSDVVRVLSHMVNGYRCFSRYGRPRCHPSLSADCRDLFKWVIGFRPETGPVLEEILEHKWFSMT